CGCATGAACGCCGAGTCGTCGGTGACGACGACGCTGATGGTGCTCCCGGTCACGCGCGCATCGGCGTCTTCAGGCGATAGACGATCGCGTCACGGCCGACGATCGGCTCGTAGAGATCGGTCAGGTGGAAGAGCGACTCGGCGTGGCCCAAGAACAGGTAGCCTCCCGGGCGGAGTGCTTTCGCGAACGACTCGACGACTCGCTTCTGGGTCGGCTTGTCGAAATAGATCAGCACGTTGCGGCAGAAGATCGCGTCGAAGGGGCCCTCGGCGGCGACCTTCGGGCCGTCGAGCAGGTTCATCCGGCCGAATGA
The nucleotide sequence above comes from Candidatus Eremiobacterota bacterium. Encoded proteins:
- a CDS encoding methyltransferase domain-containing protein, coding for SFGRMNLLDGPKVAAEGPFDAIFCRNVLIYFDKPTQKRVVESFAKALRPGGYLFLGHAESLFHLTDLYEPIVGRDAIVYRLKTPMRA